In Rhodothermus marinus DSM 4252, a single genomic region encodes these proteins:
- a CDS encoding porin codes for MRFRLVLVVGLFACAAQAQPSSTPSITLGGTLQPRFSYGHHEPSGRTRLGFGIRRARLRATLRLSERWTFRFQVDGTGTTARFPDAYAVYTPHPNWSFRVGRLPSIQPRALALTSHRYVDAVERPAIAERWGARTIGSDGRDFGLEVAYHREQGRLLLFLHNGDGSWERLRGNYRESPSSTDVTGGVRHTGMAVSLGGTLTPKAVDGLEVGGFISYNGAGNPNTEGRRYVSYGLHLYRGANPGSRPLRLKLDGLVVQYFRKEGAEPVPADRLLGGAVLGAVRLHRAAEAFARVERLDEGRTEPDRTILTVGFSVSPSAYGGEGYERQRLTVAYTTERGIVQRLLVVQWQLIF; via the coding sequence GTGCGCTTTCGCCTTGTGCTTGTGGTTGGGCTTTTCGCCTGCGCGGCGCAGGCCCAGCCGTCTTCGACGCCTTCGATTACGCTGGGCGGGACGCTCCAGCCGCGCTTCAGCTATGGACATCACGAGCCTTCCGGCCGAACGCGCCTGGGCTTCGGCATTCGGCGGGCGCGCCTTCGGGCCACGCTCCGCCTGTCGGAACGCTGGACCTTCCGCTTTCAGGTGGACGGCACCGGGACGACCGCCCGGTTTCCGGACGCCTATGCCGTCTACACGCCCCACCCGAACTGGTCCTTCCGGGTCGGCCGACTCCCTTCCATCCAGCCGCGCGCACTGGCATTGACTTCGCACCGGTACGTCGACGCCGTCGAGCGGCCTGCCATCGCCGAGCGCTGGGGCGCCCGGACCATCGGGAGCGACGGCCGCGACTTCGGCCTGGAGGTGGCTTACCATCGGGAGCAGGGCCGGCTACTTCTTTTTCTGCACAACGGCGACGGGAGCTGGGAGCGGCTGCGTGGCAACTATCGCGAGAGCCCGAGCAGCACCGACGTCACCGGGGGCGTGCGGCATACCGGCATGGCCGTCAGCCTGGGCGGCACCCTGACGCCGAAGGCCGTGGATGGACTGGAAGTCGGTGGGTTCATCAGCTACAACGGCGCTGGCAACCCCAACACCGAGGGACGGCGCTACGTATCCTATGGCCTGCACCTGTACCGGGGCGCCAACCCGGGCAGTCGGCCGCTTCGCCTGAAGCTGGACGGGCTGGTCGTCCAGTACTTCCGGAAGGAGGGCGCCGAGCCCGTTCCGGCCGACCGTCTGCTGGGTGGTGCCGTACTGGGCGCCGTGCGGCTGCACCGGGCCGCCGAAGCCTTCGCCCGCGTCGAACGGCTCGACGAGGGCCGCACCGAGCCGGATCGAACCATCCTGACCGTCGGTTTCAGCGTCAGCCCGAGCGCCTATGGGGGCGAGGGCTACGAGCGCCAGCGCCTGACCGTCGCCTACACGACCGAACGCGGCATCGTCCAGCGGCTGCTGGTCGTTCAGTGGCAGCTCATTTTTTAA